A stretch of the Planctomycetota bacterium genome encodes the following:
- the panD gene encoding aspartate 1-decarboxylase codes for MLRKVLHSKIHLATVTAARPDYVGSLTIDRRLLRAVGMRASDAIEVANTANGERFETYVFLGGPGQIEVNGAAAALVTPGDRLIIMHYALMDDGEYRRHRPRVAVAGEGNTVDRLLRYEPGP; via the coding sequence ATGCTCCGCAAGGTCCTGCACAGCAAGATCCACCTGGCGACCGTGACAGCGGCGCGGCCGGACTACGTGGGCTCGCTGACCATCGATCGCCGGCTCTTGCGGGCCGTCGGGATGCGGGCCAGCGACGCCATCGAGGTGGCCAACACCGCCAACGGCGAGCGATTCGAGACCTACGTCTTCCTGGGCGGGCCCGGGCAGATCGAGGTCAACGGGGCGGCGGCGGCCCTGGTGACGCCCGGCGACCGCCTCATCATCATGCACTACGCGCTCATGGACGACGGCGAATACCGCCGGCACCGCCCGCGGGTGGCCGTCGCCGGCGAGGGCAACACCGTGGACCGCCTGCTCCGCTACGAGCCCGGGCCCTAG